Genomic DNA from Catellatospora sp. TT07R-123:
CCCGGTCCTCCAGGTTCAGCAGGCAGCGCTGCACGAACAGCTGCACCGCCGACAGCGCCAGCCGGATGCGCGAGGTCTGCATGCACGGTTCCATCTCGACGTCGAGCAGGAAGAACTCGAACAGCCGGTCCGGGGTGTCGATGTGCGCGGTCAGCGGCGACCTGCGCATCCGGTCCAGGATCAGCGCCACGAGCGCGTCGCGCTGCTGGTCGCGCAGGTCGTCGTTGACGGGGCGCAGCACCTCGTACCAGGCGGCGTCGTCGTACTGGGCGCGCAGCGCGCCCTGCAGGTCGCGTACGTTCTGGCCGGTGGGCTCGTTGGTGATCGCCGCCAGCAGCGGCTGGGGCGGCAGCCGCAGCGCCGCGGCGGTCGCGAACACCTCCTGCACCCGCGCGAACGCGGCCACGTCCGACAGCGACGCGGTGGTCAGGCCCAGGTGCGTGAGCACCGCCGACAGCGCCGTCTCGTCCCAGCGGGTGACCCGGCCGCGCAGCAGCGTGCCGTCCGCCGCGGTCACGCCCGGGTCGGCGAGCACGGCGGCCAGCGAGTCGTCGCGCACCTTGAGCGCGGTGCGCAGCCGCCCGAACACCAGCACCCGCCGCACGGCGGTGAACAGGGCCTGGGCGGCGGTCAGCCCGGCCGGCCCCGGCTGGGCGGCCACCGGGATGTCGGGCAGCCAGCTCACACCGCCGGCCAGGGCGAAGTGGCGCAGCTCGGCGGGGCTGAGCGTCAGCTGCTCGGCCAGGCCGAACACCTTCAGCAGGCGCAGGTAGGTGCGGGAGAACCGGTCGAGCTGCGCCGCCGGGAACAGGTTCGCGCCGGGGATGACGTCGCGGGCCAGGCCGGGGCTCTCCCAGCGGACGGTGGCCCGTGCCGTCGGGTCGGCCGAGGCGACGGTGACCGCGACCTCGGTGAGCAGGCCCGCGGTCAGCTCGACCGGCTGGGTGTTGCGCCACACCCCGGCGGTCTGGGTGACCGCGACCGGTGCCCCGCCGACGGTCAGCGTGACCGTGGCCGCGGTCTGCACCAGCAGGTGGTAGAAGCCGGACGCGGGCGGGTCGAGGTGCCAGCGGTGGGTGCCCGGCGGCAGCGCGGCGGCCGTGCCGGGCTGCTCGATGCCGAGCAGGTCGTCGACGGCCGGGCCGGTGCCGGTGGCGCCGTGCAGCAGCACCTGGTCCTCGATCAGCGCACGGGCGGCCACCGGAGTGGTCTCGGCCAGCGTGGCGACCGTCTGCCGGACCAGGCGCAGCTTCAGCTCGCGGCGCAGCGTCGGCAGGAACGACGCGGTCAGGGCCGCGAACCGGTCGGGCAGCGGGTCGGCGGCGTCGGCGAACGTGTCGTACAGCGGCCGCAGGTCCGGGTAGCGGGCGAAGAACGCCGCATAGCCGGCCCGGGTGGCGTCGCGCAGGGCGGTGACGGCCGGGTCGAACCCGGCGGGCATGCCGGGCGCGGCCTGGAGCGCGGTATGGGCCGCGTCGGTCATCAGGCCGCGGTAGGTCAGCGTCTTGGCGAAGTCGTCGTAGGACAGCGCGGGCGCCAGGGCCGCCGTGGCGGCGGGCAGGTCGCCGCCGTTGTCGTAGCTCACCGACACGGCCGCCGCGCCGGTGAGCAGCCCGAAGAACGTGTCGGCGGTCGGGGCGCCGTACACCAGGGCGAACCTGGACTTGGCGACCTCGCCCACCGGGTCCTCGCCGACGGCGTTGTCCCGCTCGATCTGGCCCAGGTCGGCCCGCAGCTGCCGGGCGAAGGCCAGCACGTCGGCGGGAGTCGGCGACGACTTGCCCGTCGGGTCCTCGTGGCGCAGGAAGTACGCCAGGCGGGGCAGCTTCACGCCCGCCTCGGCGACCTGCCGGGCCAGGGCGACGAAGCGGGGCAGCGGCGGGTCGACGGCGGTCAGCGGCCCGAACGGGTCGATGCCGGACAGGTCGCGCAGGGTGACCAGCTCGGCGATGCTGAGCTTGAGCTTGCGGGCCAGGTAGGCGTACCGGTAGACGGCCGACACCGTGTCCAGGGTCAGCGGGGTCGCGGCGGCGTAGCCGAGCGCGGCGGTGATCGCGGCGTACTCCCCCGGGGTGACCCCGACGGCGGCGGTGACGCCGACGGCGTGGTCGGCCAGCTTCGCGGTCGCGTCGGTGAGCACCGCGCCGGTCGGGCCGGGCTTGAACGCCGGGTCGAGGTTGAGGATGCCGGGACTGAGGAACAGCTGCCGGTACAGCGAGTCGGCGCCGCGGGTGCCGATCGGCGCGACGCAGGCCAGCAGCTTGGTCAGCTCCTTCTTCGGCACGGCGGGCAGCTCGGCCGACAGCGCCACCACGTGGGCGAGCCGTTCGAGCAGTGTCACCCAGCCCTGGTCCAGCTTGGCCAGCGCGGCGGCGGCGGTGTCGGCGGGCAGCGGCAGCTGCGCGGCCGGGTACAGCGCCGCGTACGCCTTGTCGGTCTGCCCGATGGTCCAGCCCAGTGCCCGCTGCAACCGTACGAACCGGTGCAGGCGGTGCAGGTCCAGCTCGGTCATCCGGTTGGCGGTCATGTCGGCGGGCGCGTGACGCACCTCCAGCTCGTCGAACGCGCACGAGTCGGTGCCGCCGTCCGGGTCGACCAGCACCAGCAGCGACATGATCTCGCCGTGGTGGGCCTGCACCCAGCCGGGCACGTCACCGCCGTAGCTCGCGGTGTCCAGGCCCTCGGGCAGCAGCGCCGTGAACGCCGCCGGGGTGAGCGTGCCGCCGTGCAGGGCCTCGATCGCCCCGAATCCGACGTGCAGCGCCTCCACGTACGGCAGCAGCCGGGCGGCCGGGTTGACCGCGTCGGTGCGCAGCAGGTCGATGAGCTCCTGGTAGGTCAGGCCGAGGCGGCGCGACAGCGCCTTGGCGTTGCTGAGCTCGGCGATCAGCGCGGCGCCGGTGGCGGTCGAGCCGTACAGGTCGGACAGGCTCAGCGATCCGTCGGTGAGCACCTGGTACGCCTTGCGGGTCAGCCCCAGCCGCTCGATCAGGATGTCGCGCCACCCGTAGGCGCCCGCGGGGCTGCCGCCGGGCGGGGTCAGCGCCTCGGAGCGGCGCAGCGACGCCATGGCCTGGTGCAGCGGCGTCCCGAACGCGGTCAGGTGCCGCCGCAGCGCGGCCAGGGGCCGGTGGAACGGCATCGTCACCGGGAACACCGCGTCCTTGAGCGGGGCGTAGGCCGCCTCGTTCAGGTGCTGCGGGGCTGCCAGCAGCTGCGGGGTGGTGGTGTCGGCGTCGATGTTGAACCCGGCGAACCCGGTCAGCGAACCGGCGACCGCGTAGTGCTCCAGCACCTCGTTCACCAGATCGATGTACGGCAGCGCCGTGTTGGTGTTCTCGCAGGTCAGGTCGATCTCGGCCAGGTCCGGGCGGCGCGAGAGCAGCACGTCGAGCGGGTTCTCCTTGGTGTAGCTCTTCGGCAGCTCCGTCCCGGCCGCGTTGTAGCGGCGCAGGTCGAGGAACTGCAGCAGGTCCACCAGGTATGCCGCCGGGCTGAGCACCGAGCGGCAGTGGTCGCAGGAGCAGAAGTCCATCTCCCCGAACAGCTGCTCCAGCGTCGGGTGCACGATCAGGTCCCCGGCGTTCGGGTCGGGCGCGGCGGCGGCCACGGCCGCGAACGTGGTGACGGCGGTGTCCGGCTCGGACGAGGTCGGCAGGACGGTCAGCGCGGGACTGCTCTGCCAGGACAGGTACTGCGTGGTCACGTTCAGGACCGCGTGGCGGACCTGCTGCGCCTTGGCGTAGACGAGCTTCGCCGCGTCGGGGCCGCCGACGCCCTCGGCGAACGCGTCGACGAACTCGTCCTCGTCGTACTGGGTGACCGTGTAGGCGGCGTCGATGTCGTGGCGCAGCAGGTGCGCCATGGCCGTGTCGGACGGGCTGATCTGGTAGACGCGCTGGAGCGTGCGCAGCCCGTGCAGCACCGGCTCCTCGACCCGGGTGCCGGTGCGGGCCAGCCAGCCGTCGACCGGGTGCACGCCGATCTCGAAGGCGCCCGCGTTGGCGGCCAGGAACTCCTGCACGCCCCCGCGCGCCTCGGCCGCGACCGGGATCTCCTCGCGCCGGACCAGGTCGGCCACGACGGCGGTGGGGTGGCTCAGCCGCACCTGGTCGGCGAGCAGGTCCAGGTAGTTGGCGCGCTTGGCGGCGGCACCGTCGCCCGGGATGCCCTCGGGCACGACCAGCTCTTTCCCGGCGACCTTCGCCCAGCCCTCGCGCCGGTAGAGGCCCGCGCGGACCAGGTCGGCGGTGGACGACGGGTCGACCGTCTCGCGGACCCGCGCGACCAGGGCGGCGTTGTTGACGGTCAGGTCGGCGAGCTGGCTGTCCACCCGCAGCCGGGCGGCGGTGTCCTCGCCGAACAGCTCGGCGGTCTGCTTCCAGAACGCCTTCGGCGACGACTGGTGCTCCTGGAGCAACCGGGCGTAGCGCAGCTGCGCCTCACCCTCCAGCCCGGACACGCGCAGCAGCTCGGCCAGCGTGGACGGGCCGGGATACGAGGTGTCGTCGAGCAGTTCGCGGGCGCCCAGGTCGCGGATCCGGCCGACCGCGTCGGGGATCATCCGGGCCAGTTCCGGTTCGATCACGCCGGTCTTGGCGGCCTGCTCCCATACGCCGGTCAGCTGCCGCTCCGAGAGGCGGCCGACCGCCGATCCGGTGGTGGGCACCCCGGCGCGGAACAGCGCGTAGTACAGCGGGGCGGGCACCTCGGTGCTGCGGCTGAGCCGCTGCGCCGTCGAGGCCATCGCGACCAGGCGCGCGTCCCACCCGGTCTTGTTCGCCAGGTAGGTCAGGTCGGTGCGCTCGTCGTCCTCGCGCAGCTCGGACAGGTCCAGCCCGTCCAGGTGCGTCCGCAGGACGCCGGTGAGGCGGGCGTGCTCGTCGGCCCGGCCGAGGGCCGCGGCCGCGACGGTGACGTCGACGCGCAACTCCGCGGCGATGTTGTAGCGGACCTCGGAGGCGCCCAGCACCGTCTCGCCCTTGGCGGGCAGCACTCGGACCAGCACGTCCGGGGCGTCACCGGAGCGCAGCGGCAGCTCGAACCCGGCGGTGTAGTCGCCGCGGCGGTCGGTGGCCGCCTCGGCCAGGACGGTGTCGCGGCCCACGGCGACGCCGTACACGACGACCCGTACGCCCGGCAGCCCGCGCTGCTCGTCGGTGGTGACCGTGCCGTACACCCGGAACGACCCGGACTCCTCGCCGCGGCCGGCCGGCTGCGCGGGCACCTTGGGCGGGATCTGCGCGCCCTCCCGCACGGGCGGGACCCGCACCTCACCCACCGGCGGCACCGTCGTGGTGCGGACCAGTCCCGGCTGGAGGGGCAGCATCAGGGTCGGCTCCTCCCCGAGCACGACGGTCGGTTCGTGCTCGGGGATCCGGTGGGCGCGCGCCCGCACGGCGTCGTCGGGGCCGCTGCCCGGCTGGTGGTCCATCGAAGCTCCCGTGCTCGGTTTCGGTCAGAAGGTGCCGACGGTGACCATCGGCGTGGGGGTGATCTTGTCGTCGCTGTCGGGCGCGACCACGCCCAGCGAGCCCGAGACGCCGCCGACCAGGCCGGTGACGTCGGCGGAGACGCCGGGGTAGCCGAAGAAGCTGCGCGGGTCGTACGCGCTGGGCGGCAGGATCTTCCCGCCCGCCTGGAGCTCGCCCGCGGCGAAGTTGTTGCCGGTGATGCTGATCGGCACCGACGACTGCCCCGGCGGCGGCACCAGCCGGATGATGGGCTTCGTGCTGCCGGGCACGGTGATGACCTCCACGGCCGTCTGCGGCGGCACCTTGAACTGGAACTGCGTGCCCGTCGACCCGGCGGGCAGCTCGCCGCCGAACGCGTACGCGCCCTCGCCCCACTGGCCGCTGAAGCCGCCCGGCGTGACGCGCAGGTTCGCCCCCGCCTCCACCTGGGCACCGGTGATGTTCGGCCCCAGCGGGTGGCCGCCGCCGGGGCGCCACTTGACGGCGTGGTTGAACGTGTCGCCCGCCGCGGCCGACGAGCTCTCCCGCGTCACGCCCTCGACAGCCTGCACGTTCAGCTGGGTCGCGGCGGCGCGCTCCTGCGCCTCCAGGGCCATCTTCACGCCGGGGCCGACGCCCAGCTTCTCGGAGATCTTCTGGCCGAGGCGCTCGGCCGGTTCCCGGATCGCCTGGTGCGCCTTCTGCGCCACCTTGGCGGCCCCGGACGAGGCGATGCGCTTGCCGATCGCGGCCACGGTCTGCCCGACCGCGGTGGAGCCGACCTTGCTGGCGATGGCGCCGCCGACGGCCTTGCCCACGGCCGTCTTGGCGATCGCCCCGGCGGCGGCGCCCGCGCCGGCGAACACGCCGCCGACGACCGCGCCGATCGCGGCGGCCTTGAGCACGTTGCCCGCCGTGACGGGCCGGTTGTCCACCTTGGCCTCGACGATCTCACCGACCGCGCCGCCCGCGGCACCGCCGACGATGCCGCCGATGATGCCCGCCGCGACCGTGCCGACGACCGGACCGGCCAGGCCCGCGGTGGCGACGGTGACGACCGTGCCGACCACCACGGCGGCGGCGATGCCCGCCCACTGCCCCCAGCTCAGATGACCGGTCGGATCGGAGTTCACGATCGGGTTGCCGCGGCCGTACGCGTAGACGTTCACGCCGTCGGCCAGCCCGGCCGGGTCCGCCGACAGCCACCGGCCCAGCCAGGGCGCGTAGTAGCGGGCGCCGTGGTAGGCGAACCCGGTCTCCTCGTCGCGCTCCTTGCCCGTGTAGCGGTACCGCTT
This window encodes:
- a CDS encoding neuraminidase-like domain-containing protein, giving the protein MDHQPGSGPDDAVRARAHRIPEHEPTVVLGEEPTLMLPLQPGLVRTTTVPPVGEVRVPPVREGAQIPPKVPAQPAGRGEESGSFRVYGTVTTDEQRGLPGVRVVVYGVAVGRDTVLAEAATDRRGDYTAGFELPLRSGDAPDVLVRVLPAKGETVLGASEVRYNIAAELRVDVTVAAAALGRADEHARLTGVLRTHLDGLDLSELREDDERTDLTYLANKTGWDARLVAMASTAQRLSRSTEVPAPLYYALFRAGVPTTGSAVGRLSERQLTGVWEQAAKTGVIEPELARMIPDAVGRIRDLGARELLDDTSYPGPSTLAELLRVSGLEGEAQLRYARLLQEHQSSPKAFWKQTAELFGEDTAARLRVDSQLADLTVNNAALVARVRETVDPSSTADLVRAGLYRREGWAKVAGKELVVPEGIPGDGAAAKRANYLDLLADQVRLSHPTAVVADLVRREEIPVAAEARGGVQEFLAANAGAFEIGVHPVDGWLARTGTRVEEPVLHGLRTLQRVYQISPSDTAMAHLLRHDIDAAYTVTQYDEDEFVDAFAEGVGGPDAAKLVYAKAQQVRHAVLNVTTQYLSWQSSPALTVLPTSSEPDTAVTTFAAVAAAAPDPNAGDLIVHPTLEQLFGEMDFCSCDHCRSVLSPAAYLVDLLQFLDLRRYNAAGTELPKSYTKENPLDVLLSRRPDLAEIDLTCENTNTALPYIDLVNEVLEHYAVAGSLTGFAGFNIDADTTTPQLLAAPQHLNEAAYAPLKDAVFPVTMPFHRPLAALRRHLTAFGTPLHQAMASLRRSEALTPPGGSPAGAYGWRDILIERLGLTRKAYQVLTDGSLSLSDLYGSTATGAALIAELSNAKALSRRLGLTYQELIDLLRTDAVNPAARLLPYVEALHVGFGAIEALHGGTLTPAAFTALLPEGLDTASYGGDVPGWVQAHHGEIMSLLVLVDPDGGTDSCAFDELEVRHAPADMTANRMTELDLHRLHRFVRLQRALGWTIGQTDKAYAALYPAAQLPLPADTAAAALAKLDQGWVTLLERLAHVVALSAELPAVPKKELTKLLACVAPIGTRGADSLYRQLFLSPGILNLDPAFKPGPTGAVLTDATAKLADHAVGVTAAVGVTPGEYAAITAALGYAAATPLTLDTVSAVYRYAYLARKLKLSIAELVTLRDLSGIDPFGPLTAVDPPLPRFVALARQVAEAGVKLPRLAYFLRHEDPTGKSSPTPADVLAFARQLRADLGQIERDNAVGEDPVGEVAKSRFALVYGAPTADTFFGLLTGAAAVSVSYDNGGDLPAATAALAPALSYDDFAKTLTYRGLMTDAAHTALQAAPGMPAGFDPAVTALRDATRAGYAAFFARYPDLRPLYDTFADAADPLPDRFAALTASFLPTLRRELKLRLVRQTVATLAETTPVAARALIEDQVLLHGATGTGPAVDDLLGIEQPGTAAALPPGTHRWHLDPPASGFYHLLVQTAATVTLTVGGAPVAVTQTAGVWRNTQPVELTAGLLTEVAVTVASADPTARATVRWESPGLARDVIPGANLFPAAQLDRFSRTYLRLLKVFGLAEQLTLSPAELRHFALAGGVSWLPDIPVAAQPGPAGLTAAQALFTAVRRVLVFGRLRTALKVRDDSLAAVLADPGVTAADGTLLRGRVTRWDETALSAVLTHLGLTTASLSDVAAFARVQEVFATAAALRLPPQPLLAAITNEPTGQNVRDLQGALRAQYDDAAWYEVLRPVNDDLRDQQRDALVALILDRMRRSPLTAHIDTPDRLFEFFLLDVEMEPCMQTSRIRLALSAVQLFVQRCLLNLEDRVAVSSVKAKRWDWMKRYRVWEANRKVYLWPENWLDPVLRDDKSPFFKELESELLQSDLTEETAAESLHHYLEKLGEVARLEIVGMYVEEAESGTRADDVVHVIGRTAGTRRKYFYRRQANLAWSAWERINLDIEDAPVLPVIWRGRLLLFWTAVAQQQAAQPKLASAEGTTTLANLPISTLASAPATTPVGAQLYWSEYWGGKWQAPRTSNPEEPLSLGTHTVGTFDRAKLILSSWEKGGSLLVRVHYAGNWGGYFKLYQPRSMPVRSDEDPEPLTTTDYLMEFVLRQRDIQVVSGKLKASYWDPTQFYKGGGTDEHTVLDRSPLAGVVQPMQHGLAEPFQAPFFVQDRRHVFYVTPDESWVPIEQKPPHGRFERPDRVYEIPHLKLKPDLRYEVIPEFTLPRPPEPLEGPLKLKTDVLQEHTIRTGLLDKSTVMFNGRAVGAANSIGAVQAPGLR